In Chryseobacterium salivictor, the DNA window ACATGAAAGACCGCTTCGCTTCCTGATAAAAGACAAAACGATGATTCGAAAAATTAAACGTACTCCTTTAAAATCGAAGTCAATTTCTACGATGTACAAATTTTCTGATCGGGAACGGAACCCCTAGCCCCGATGGAAGCGGCATCCCCCGAATCTGCGGCAGCAGTGAGGGGATACAGCGGACAGCGGGAAACAGCTCCCAAAAACATTACTGCTCTTCTTTTTTCTTTTTAAAGAGTTTCACAATGAAATCCCAGCCGAAAAACAATCCAAGAATTAAAGCCGCAACCCACCAGTAAGAGGTTTTGTGCAGCTCGCCGGTATTGGTCGCTTTGAACATTCTGTCCCAGCGGATTTTGGTGTCTGCCTGATAAGAAGAGCCGCTGTCCTTGAACAGTCCCTGCACACTCAGCCAGGTAAACATGGGTGATCCCACGATATTCTCTTCCGGAACAAAGCCGAAAAACCGTGCATCCAGAGACGCATCCCGGTTATCACCGATCATCATGTAATAATCCTGCTGAATGGTATATTGGGTGGCTTCTTTGCCGTCGATAAATATTTTTCCGTTTTTATTTTCTAAATGATGGTGTTCATATTCTGATATAATCCACTGATATTCGGGTAAAGTGTCCTGATTTAAAGTTACGACATCGCCTTTTTTCGGGATTCTCAGCGGACCGTACCAATCCTGATTCCACTTTTTATTAATGGGGAAAATCGATTGGGTAGTATCGATGTTTTTGGTATAGGCATCTCTGGCCGCATTTGCTTTATAAGAAACCGCTGCGGAATCTTTTTCCCAAATATGTTCTTTGAGGTCGATAATCTGTGGAAGGGCTTTTATTTCTCTCGCGGTCTGATCGGTTAATCCCTGAAAATCATACATGAAACCGTTCTGCGTCTGGATTTCCTGAACCGGTAAAAAGCCATAAGTTTTATACAGTGCCGGGATATCCAGCTGGCTCCCGGTGGTCGCGATGTACTTATGCTGCAACTGCTGGTCTCCTAAAATAACTTCGGGTTTTCCATTAATGAAAAGTCGGCCGGCTCTCATCTCAAGCAAGTCTCCGGCGACGGCGACACATCTTTTCACGTAAGGATCTTTCCGGTCAATGGCCGTGTGCACAGAATCCTGGGGATAATTGAACACTACGATATCGTGTCTCTGCGGTTTCTTTAACTGCAAAATCCTGCTGTAAGGAAGTTTGATGGCATCAACATACGATTTGGGATCATCTTTCGGGTTTCCTTTTTGTCCCGTATCCATAATGGTTCCCTGCAGGAATGGCAGTGCTACCGGCCGCATCGGCATTCTGAAACCGTAGGACCATTTATTTACAAATAAGAAATCTCCGACCAGAAGCGTTCTCTCCATAGAACCGGTCGGAATCCCGAACGGTTGGGTAAAGAAGACGTGAATAATGGTGGCAAAAACAACCGCAAAGGTAATAGAACCGGTAAAAGTATCTTTCTTTTTAGATGCTAATTCTTCTTCTGTCAAATACAGATCGTCTTCTTTCTCCACTTCGGGATCTTTCGAATAATTAACCGCCGCCAAATAAATAAACGGAAGCAGGATCGTCAACAAAGTCTGTACAAAAGACTTTTTGCCGAAATGCCTCATTAAAAACAAATGGAAAGCCGTCATCATAATCGGCCCGACAATCGGAACATACGATAAAACCACCCACCATTTTGAATGTTCAGTTTCTTTTAAGATAATGAAGTAATTATAAAACGGAACAAACGCAAAAAGCGGATTGTAACCCATTTTCTTAAAAAGTTTCCACGTAGAAATCCCCATCAGTAAAGAAAGGATGACAACGTAAATCGAATAGGTAAGAAAGTAATTCATAGTTTATTGCTTATCACTATTAGTTTAGTGTATTTCAAAATTGTTACAGGTTCATGAGTAATGAGTGGTAAGTAATGAGTAATTGCTTATCGCGTATTACTATTACTTATTAAAAAGCACATCGTTCATGGTGAAATTTCCCGTTTTACCGATAATCCATTCAGCGGCAACTACAGCTCCTACTGCAAAACCATTCCGGTTGAAAGCAGTGTGCTTGATTTCGATTTCATCAACATCGCTTTTGTAGTAAACGCTGTGTGTACCGGGAACTTCATCCTGACGAATGGCAAAAATACCCAGTTCTTTGTTTTGGGTTTCATCGAGTTTCCAGGCATCGAATCTTTGGTCATTTTTAATGATTCCTTCGGCGAGGGAAATAGCAGTTCCACTAGGTGCGTCTTTTTTGTGGGTATGATGAATTTCTTCCAACTGCACCTTGTATTCGGGAAAATCCTTCATCAGGTTGGCCAGTTTTTCGTTCAGCGCAAAAAACAAATTAACACCCAACGAGAAATTAGATCCGTACAAAAAAGCCGTATCATTCTGAAGCGCAATTTTCTCGATTTCCGGTTTTTGATCGAGCCAGCCGGTTGTTCCGCAAATCACAGGAATTTTATTTTCCAGGCAGATTTTAATATTATTAAAGGCGGCTTCCGGATGAGAAAATTCGATGACCACATCAGGATTATTCAGGTTTTCGGCAGTAGGAGTTTCGCTTAATCTCGCTACAATTTCGTGACCTCTTTTGGTGGCAATCTCATCAATGATATGGCCCATTTTTCCGTAACCAACAAGTGCTATTTTCATATTTATTTATCGCAGTGCGTTTGTTATTAAATGAATGATCTGTTGTAGATCAAACCTTATTTTACTTTAATCAACGGTTAATGTTTTCCACCACCCCGTCACAAAAGATTTCGTAAGAAAAGAGTTAATAAAAGTTCACCAAATGAAAATCTACAGATTTCCCTCCTCTATGGTCTTCATAAATTACGTTTTTACTTCCAGTTCTTTTCCCTAAAATCTTTTATGACTTTGTGGTTTAAAAAACTTTTATTTTCAGTTACCTCCTATTTTATAATGGTGTAATTTACCTTTAATTAAAAATTATAACTTAAACTCAAACCGGCTTTAGAATTCATCTTTCCGAATTCGTCAAAAATCACGGTGGGTTTTAAGGCCAGATCCGGATCATGTCTTCCTTCATACAAGTGTGCATCTACGACTGCATCTACAATATTCAGGATATACACCAAACCGGTAATGGCGATTGCGTAATCACGCTGTCTTTTTGCCCGGTCCTGGGTTCTGCCCAAAACTTCTTTGGTAACGCCGGGAATATCCGAGAATTCATGCTTTTGCCCGTTTAATTCCGCGACAAAAGCATCTCTGTAACGGTTATACTGTTTTTGATTCCAAAGCGTAATCCCAACTCCGGTGCCGATGCCGCCCCAAACGATGGGAATTTTCCAGTATTTCTTATTGTAATACTGCCCTAATCCCGGAAGGATTGCGGAATACAGACCTGCTTTGGTAGGATTAAATTTCATTACACCCGCAGGCGCATTGGCCTTTTCAATATTGGTAAGCACCTCTATTTCAGAAGGTACCTGTTTTGCAGAAACCGAATCTGTTGGATAATTTTCAACACGGATGGTATCTTTCGGACTGATCTGTGCGAAAGTCATCATTGAAAATAAAACCAAAAATAGTACCTTAAGTTTTTGCATTATTTAAAGTGTGCCAGAATTTGTTCTAACTCTTCTTCATTTTTGAAATCGAGAACGATTTTTCCTTTTTTGCCGTTGGCAGCGGTTTTTATTTCTACTTTAACTTCCAGAATATCGGCTAAATTCTTCTCTACTTTTTTGAAATGATTCGGCAGCTGTGTTTTCGGTTTCTTAACTTCCTCGTTGGGATTTTTCAGCAAATGGGCTTCCTGCTCGGTTTGGCGGACACTTAAGTTATTTTTTAAAATCTTATCAAAAAGTTCCTTTTGCTTTTCCTCCTCTTCTACACTGATGATCGCTCTACCATGTCCCGCAGAAATCTCACCACTCCGGATGGCGTTCTGAAAGTCAGGATTCAAACGCAGCAAACGGATGGAATTGGTAATCGTACTTCTTTCCTTGCCCACTCTCTGGCTTAAATTCTCCTGAGTCATTCCGATTTCCTCCAGCAATCTTTGGTAGGTGAGCGCAATTTCGATGGCATCTAAATCTTCTCTCTGAATGTTTTCAACCAAAGCCATCTCGAGCAGTTCCTGATCATTGACCAGACGGATATAAGCCGGAACGCTTTTTAAACCGGCAATTTTACTGGCCCGGAAACGTCTTTCCCCAGAAATGATTTCAAACCTGTTGCCTTCTTTTCTTAAAGTAATCGGCTGAATGACACCCAAAGTTTTGATAGACTGCGCCAGATCATTCAGTGCCTTTTCATCAAAGTAAGTCCGTGGCTGAGTGGTATTTGGATCAATATCTTCTAAAAAGACCTCCATAATATTGCCGACAAATTTGTCTGCACCTTCATCGGTAGCGGAGTTGACCGTGGCTTTCGACTCGGCGCTCAAAATCGCACCCAATCCACGTCCCATTGCTCTTTTCTTGTCTTTCATTGTTAAAATATTTTCTTGATTTTTAAAGTTTAAATCAACCCTTAAAAATCATTGCTTAGTTACTTATTAAATTTTCGTTTTTCAGTAAAACTTCCTCAGCCAACTGAAGATACTGGATGGCGCCTTTACTTTCTGCATCATAATTCAAAATGCTTTCGCCAAAACTCGGTGCTTCACTTAAACGGACATTTCTGCTGATAATTGTTTCAAAAACCATTTCCGGGAAATGCAGGTGAACTTCTTCTACTACCTGATTGGACAATCTTAAACGGGAATCGAACATGGTGAGCAGCAAACCTTCAATATCCAAATCTTTGTTATGAATATTCTGAACGTTTTTTATGGTATTAAGTAATTTACCCAAACCTTCCAGCGCAAAGTATTCGCACTGAATGGGGATAATCACCGAATCTGCCGCTGTGAGGGCATTCACCGTAATCAATCCTAAACTTGGTGCGCAGTCGATAATAATATAATCATAATTCGCTTTGATCGACTGTAATGCTTTTTTGAGCATATACTCCCGGTTTTCACGGTCGACCAACTCAATCTCAGCAGCCACCAAATCAATATGCGACGGAATAATATCCAAATTGGGAGAAGCTGTTTTCTGAATGCATTTTTCAACTTCTACACTGTGTTCCAACAGGTGATAGGTAGAAAAAGTTGCATCTTCAATCCCTAATCCTGAAGTTGCATTTGCTTGAGGATCTGCATCGATAATCAGAATTTTCTTTTCCAAAACTCCCAGTGCTGCAGCGAGATTTACCGCAGTCGTGGTTTTACCTACGCCGCCTTTTTGATTAGCGATCCCTATGATTTTAGCCATTATATAAAAATTTAATGTCCAAAAATACACTTTTTTCTGATTTTTAAATGATTCCCAAACCCCTGAATAAAGTTAAAGTATTATAAATTAATGGTTTAGCCCTAAATAAAATTATCCACAAAACAAGGTATTTTGTGGATAAGTCAGATCTTTTTTTCGGTAACTGCCTGTTTATTCGAACTGCATAGAGATTGGGAACTTGAAATAACTTCTCACATTCTCGCCATTTAACTTTGCAGGCACCCATTTTCCTTTCACGGATTTAATGGTTTTTATTGCTTCGCGGTTGAAATCCGCGTTGGGTCCGGTAGCTTTCACTTCGCTGATAGAACCGTCTTTTTCAACAATGAAAACGATGGTTGTTTTTAAAACTTCACCAGTTCCGTCGATCGCAGAACCGTCAAACTGGTTCACCACTTTATTTCTGAAGACATTGATTCCACCCATAAAATTGGCTTCCACATCAACCGTTGTTTTTGGTGAATTATCGACCGGTTTTAGAATACCGGTTTCCGGATTTTTCACCGGAACATCCTGAACTGCAGGCGGTGTATAAGTAGTGACAGGCGGATCACCAATAATGTCCTGAGTGCCCGGCACGGCATTGATATAGTCTGATTGCTTAGGCATTACTTTCTCCACCGGCGGATTTTTTGCCGGAGTCGGAACTGTCGAATCTAACGTATTCACCGGAGTTTGAACCGGAGGACTTGTGTGTACAGGTACAGGAGGTTTTTCTGCTCTTTCCACCTCTCTCATGATATAAGGTGGCGGGATTTCATCAGTGATTATTTTCCCTGTTGATTTAAAAGCATTGACCATTAAAGGGGAGATCGCCATCATCGCAAAAACGCCTATTCCGATCAACATCGATTTTGTTAAAATATGATCTGCTTCATTTCTTAAAACATAAGCGCCATAGTTCTTGTTTCGGTGTTCGAAAAGAATTTCATCCAGTTGAAACTCTTTGTTTTGGAGTAAATTTCTCATCACAATATTATTTTAAAGGGTTAAAGGTAAAAATCAACTGATAATTATTAGTTTAATATATTATCGTATTCAATGATTAGTTTTTATCAAAATACAAGCCAATTTTTTAACAATAAATAAAAGAAACCATTCAAAACATAACAGATGTATAATTTTAACCTACCAACAGCAAAACCACCCTTTGCAGAGTGGTTTTTACTTTATATTTTTCAGAAATTTCTTTAATGCCCTTAAAATAATTCTTTCCGGATAATATTCTGACTTCTTTCAGGACCGACTGAAACAAGATAAACATTGATTCCCAAATAGTTTTCAATGAATTTAATATACTTTTTGGCATTTTCCGGCAGCTCATCGTAACTGCGGACTTTGGTAATATCTTCGTCCCAACCTTCCAGTTCTTCGTACATCGGTTCATAATTGTACAACTTCGTGGTGGAAGAAGTAAAATAATCGATGATTTTCCCGTCTTCGGTTTTGTACTTCGTTGCAATTTTTATTGGTGAAATCCCGGAAAGAACATCCAGTTTGGTAATCACCAGATTATTGATCCCATTAATCATGGTGGCGTGTTTCAGCGAAACCAGATCGAGCCAGCCCGTTCTTCTCGGTCTTCCTGTGGTCGCCCCAAATTCGAAACCGATCTGTCTGATTTTTTCACCCAATTCATTATCAAGTTCCGTTGGGAAAGGTCCTTCGCCAACTCTTGTGGTATACGCCTTTGCTACTCCGATTAAATTCTGAAGACTTGTTGGCGGCACTCCTGCGCCTGAACAGACTCCTCCCGTTGTTGGCGATGAAGAGGTGACGTACGGATACGTTCCGAAATCAATATCCAACATTGCAGCCTGTGCACCTTCGAACAGAATATTCTTTCCGTCGTGGATCGCCTGATTTAATTCAACTTCGGTATCAACGATCCGGTGTTTCAGCTTTTCTCCCAATTCTAAAAACTCATTATAGATTTCTTCAAATTCTAAAGTTGGTTTTTCAAAATATTTCTCGAAAAGCGAGTTTTTAATTTTTAAATTTTTTCTGATCTTCTCCGCCAGAACTTCAGGATTCAAAAGATCGACCATCCGGATGCCCACTCTTGCAATTTTATCCTCATAACAGGGGCCGATTCCTTTTTTGGTGGTACCGATGTACGTTCCGCCTGTTTCCTCTTCACGGTACGTATCGAGCAAAATATGATATGGCATGATCACATGCGCTCTTCTGCTGATAAAAACGTGATCGGTACGCATGCCTTTTTCTTCGATCTGAGCGATTTCACTCAAAAATGCTTTCGGGTTGACCACGACTCCGTTGGCAATGATACATTTTCCTTTGCACTGCAAAACTCCCGATGGAAGCAGGTGCAGAACAAATTTTTCTTCGCCCGCATATACGGTGTGTCCGGCATTGTCTCCTCCCTGAAAACGCACTACATAGTCCGATTTTGCTGATAAAACGTCTGTGATTTTTCCTTTGCCTTCGTCGCCATACTGAAGACCAACTACAACGTAAGTTGCCATATTTTACTTTTTATTTAGATTTCTACAAAAATAGTTTTTATAATAATCTTGAACAAAATTTAGACATGAAATATTCACCGCCTTTATCGATGGTCTGGATTTACACCATTCTCTTTCAAATTATTTCCTTAAATTTGCACTTTAGAAAAAACATATGAATATAGTTAAAATTCACGATAAAGAATTCGTCCCCTACTTAAAAAACGACGAAATTCAGTCCATCATTAAAGAACTTGCCCTAAAAGTATATGAAGATTACAAAGATGAAGTCCCGGTTTTTATAGGGGTTCTCAACGGAGTAATTATGTTTTTTTCTGATTTCCTGAAACATTATCCGGGAGAGTGCGAGATCGCTTTTATTCAGATGAGCTCTTATTCCGGCGGATTACAGTCGACAGGAATTGTCTATAAGAAAATGGACCTGACCAAGGAAGTAGAAGGCCGCCACATCATCCTGATGGAAGACATCATCGATACAGGAAACACCATTGAAAGCCTGTTTGAATACTTTAAAAACACCCAGCGACCGAAATCTTTAAGAGTAGCCTCTTTATTATTAAAGCCGGATGTTTACAAAAAAGAATTCAAAATCGATTATGTCGCCAAAGAAATCCCGAATAAGTTTGTCTTAGGTTACGGACTTGATTATGATGAATTAGGAAGAAATCTTCCGGATTTATACCAATTGTCTGAAGGAAGAATAAATCACTAAAAAAATAAATCTGATAAGTAATATGATAAATATCGTTCTATTCGGTCCTCCAGGAAGCGGAAAAGGTACGCAGGCGCAGAATTTGATTGAGAAATTCAATTTAAAACAAATTTCTACCGGCGACTTATTCCGCTACAATATGAAAAACAACACCGAATTGGGTGAATTGGCAAAATCATATATCGACAGAGGCGAATTGGTTCCGGACCAAGTGACCATCGATATGCTGACCGATGAATTGAAAAAACCATGTGACGCACAGGGATTTATTTTCGACGGTTTCCCAAGAACAGCCACCCAAACAGAAGCTTTGGAAAAAATTGTTAAAGAAATTCTAAACAGCGATATCAATATCTGTCTTTCTTTAATTGTAGAGGATAAAGTTTTGGTTGAACGGCTTCTGAAAAGAGGAGAAACCAGTGGAAGAACAGATGATTCCAATCAGGAAATCATCAGCAACAGAATTAAAGAATATTACGCAAAAACTGCAGAAGTTGCCGAATTGTACAAACAACAGGGAAAATATGTAGAAGTAAACGGAGTTGGAGCCATCGATGAAATCTCTGAAAAGCTTTTTGCGGAAGTAGAAAAAATAAAATAAAAAACCGTTATTGCGAGTGCAGTAAAGCAATCTGTTGAATTGGATTGCTTTGTCGTTTTCTCTTGTAATGACTAAGAAACCAATTATGTCAAATTTCGTAGATTACGTAAAAATCCATTGTACAAGTGGTCATGGCGGTGCAGGATCTGCACACCTTAACCGTGAAAAATATGTTCCCAAAGGGGGTCCCGATGGTGGCGACGGTGGCCGTGGAGGTCACGTAATTTTAAGAGGAGATTCACATGAATGGACTTTGCTTCCTTTGCGTTACACGCGCCATATCAAGGCAGAACGCGGTAAAAACGGGAGCAAAAACCAGTTAACCGGCGCTTACGGTGAAGATGTTTACATCGACGTTCCGCTGGGAACCATTGCCAAAAATGAAGAGGGAGAAATCGTTGCTGAAATTTTAGAACACGGCCAGGAAATCATCATTAAACATGGTGGAAAAGGCGGTAAAGGCAATGAGCATTTTAAATCTTCCACCAATCAAACGCCAAGATATGCGCAACCCGGACTTCCCGGTGAAGAAGGATATATTACTTTTGAATTAAAACTACTTGCCGATGTAGGTCTGGTAGGTTTTCCCAATGCCGGAAAATCGACTTTACTGGCCGCCGTTTCTGCAGCTAAACCGAAAATTGCGAACTACGCTTTTACGACCTTAACGCCCAATTTAGGAATTGTAGATTACCGGAATTACAAATCATTCGTGATGGCAGATATTCCCGGCATCATCGAAGGCGCAGCAGAAGGAAAAGGGCTGGGGCACCGGTTCTTGAGACATATTGAAAGAAACTCCATTCTTCTGTTCTTAATTCCTGCCGATTCCGAAAGTCATTTTCAGGAGTTTAAAATTTTAGAAAACGAATTAAAGGAATACAATCCGGAACTTTTGGATAAAGATTATATTATTTCGATCTCTAAGGCAGATTTATTAGATGATGAACTGAAAGCGGAAATCTCGAAAGAATTCCCGGAAAACAAACAGCCTATCTTCTTTTCAGCCGTTACCCAGGAAGGTTTAATGGAGTTAAAAGATGCCATTTGGAAACAGTTACACGGATAATTAATAATTTTTTTTCACACAGTAGGTTTGGATTTTCCAGACCTATTTTTTTTTGGAACAATAGTTGAAACCCTCTATTTAAAATAAACGTATGAAATACCTTTTCTCTTTATTAGTATTAACCCTCCTGCTCAACTGTTCCACCAACAGAGGTCCGGCGGAGTATGCAACCATTCAGTATGAGGCCGGTGCCTGTTTTGGTTTCTGCCCCATTTTTAAAATGACGATTAATAAAGACCGCACCGCAGTTTTCGAAGCAGAACGTTTTAATTTTTCACGGGATACGCAGTCTCAGGAAAGTGAAGGAACTTTTAAAGGGAAGATCGGTCAGCAGAAATACGATGAATTAACCGCTTTATTAAATGCTTTGCAACTTAAAAATTTAAAAGAGGATTACGGAAATAAAAATGTGACCGATTTACCAACCTCGTATTTAACCATCAGTTATCAGGACGGAAGCTTCAAAAAAATTCAGGATTACGGAAAACACGGAACGCCGGAACTGGTAAAACTATATCAATTTTTTGAAGAATTAAAGACGAATCAAACCTGGACAAAAATCGACTGATTAATCCAACAGGGAATCTCTTTAAATTTTATCATTTCAATTGGGTAAAATAGGTGATAAGAATGAGCAAGCGCCTCCTTTATGAGCTTAATTACCGCAATAGGTTCCATCTTTAAAAAACTTTGTGACTTTGTGGTTAAATAAAATTTGTGACTTTGTGGTTAAATAATATTTAGTAATTAAAAATGCTAAAAATAAAAAAACTATCTTTGCACCACTAAATTCCTTCTTTGCGGAAGGATTTTTTATGGACGTAGTCATTCTAGATGAATCCGCTTCCTGCGGAACTGAAAACCCAAAAAGTTTTTTTACTTCATTTTTCTTCGTTACATATACTATAGAATGACACGAGTTTCATTTTAATTAAAAAATATTTCATTTGAATTTTACCGACTTAAACTTAATTGATCCTATCGCAAAAGCGCTTAAGGAAGAGGGTTACACCCAACCAACACCTATTCAGCAAAAATCGATTCCCCACATTTTACAAGGCAGAGATTTACTGGGAACCGCACAGACCGGAACCGGAAAAACAGCAGCATTTGCCATTCCGATCCTCCAGAATTTAGCCACTAAAAACGTTAAAAGCAATCACGTCAAAGTTTTGATCCTAACCCCAACCCGGGAATTAGCCATTCAGATTGATGAGAGTTTTAAATCGTACGGAAGACATTTGAGATTACGAAATCTCGTGGTTTTCGGTGGTGTAAAACAGGCCGCACAGGAAAATGCCCTGAAAAGAGGCGTTGATATTTTAGTAGCCACACCGGGAAGGTTACTGGATTTTATTTCACAGGGAATTATTTCACTGAAGCATCTTGAAGTTTTCGTTTTAGACGAGGCAGACAGAATGCTCGATATGGGATTTGTGCACGATGTGAAGAGAATCATCAAATTACTTCCCCCAAAAAGACAAACCCTTTTCTTCTCGGCAACGTTCCCGGAAGAAATTAATAAACTGGCGAGTTCCATGCTTACCAATCCTGTAAAAGTGGAAGTAGCACCCGTTTCTGCAACCGCAGATACCATTCAGCAGAAAGTATATTTTGTAGATAAAGACAACAAACTCGATTTGTTAACCCATATTTTACAAAATGACATCCGCGAATCTGTTTTGGTATTTTCAAGAACAAAACACGGCGCTGATAAAATCGCAAGAAAGTTGCAAAGTCACAAAATTTCCGCAGAAGCCATTC includes these proteins:
- a CDS encoding DEAD/DEAH box helicase; this encodes MNFTDLNLIDPIAKALKEEGYTQPTPIQQKSIPHILQGRDLLGTAQTGTGKTAAFAIPILQNLATKNVKSNHVKVLILTPTRELAIQIDESFKSYGRHLRLRNLVVFGGVKQAAQENALKRGVDILVATPGRLLDFISQGIISLKHLEVFVLDEADRMLDMGFVHDVKRIIKLLPPKRQTLFFSATFPEEINKLASSMLTNPVKVEVAPVSATADTIQQKVYFVDKDNKLDLLTHILQNDIRESVLVFSRTKHGADKIARKLQSHKISAEAIHGNKSQNARQNALSNFKSGKTRILVATDIAARGIDIDELKYVVNFELSDVSETYVHRIGRTGRAGAEGSSISFVDGLDLVNLKNTEKLIGKKIPVEKEHPFHTENLVAEKRDSNNKPFRPRPPQGNSASGHSKKPNNKSNFTRNR